DNA sequence from the Cupriavidus oxalaticus genome:
CCGCGGCGACCAGCATCATGCCTTCGGCGCCCAGATTGAGCACGCCCGAGCGCTCGTTGATCAGCAGGCCGAGTGCCGCCAGCAGCAGCGGCGTGCCCGCGTTGATGGCGGTGGCGATGAGGGGAGCGAGTTGTTCCATGTTCTTTGTGTGCTCCGCTCAGGCCGTGGTGGCGCGCCAGCGCAGGCGGTTTTCGATCAGCGTGTCGCAGGCCAGCAGGAAGAACAGCAGCATGCCCTGGAACACCCAGCCTATGGCCGACGGCAGGCCCAGGCGCGATTGCGCCATCTCGCCGCCGATATAGAACAGCGACATCATGATGCCGCCGAAGACGGTGCCGACCGGGTGCAGCCGGCCGATGAACGCGACGATGATCGCGGTGAAGCCGTAGCCCGGCGAGATCGACGGCAGCAGCTGGCCGATCGGCCCGACCACTTCAAACGCCCCTGCCAGTCCCGCCGTGGCGCCCGAGATCAGCAGCGCGCTCCACAACGCGCTGCGCGCCGAAAAGCCCGCGTAGCGCGCCGCCGACGGCGCCGTGCCGCCGACCTGCAGGCGATACCCGGCAAAGCTGCGGAACACGAACACCGTCATCAACACCACCAGCACCAGCATCACCGCAAAGCCGGCATGCAGGCGCGAGCCCGACATCAGGTTGGGCAGCAGGAACTCGGACGAGAACACCTTGGACTGCGGGAAGTTCATGCCGTCGGGATCCTTCAGCGGCCCGTTGACCACCCACAGCAGCAGCTGCTGCGCGATATAGGTGAGCATCAGCGAAACCAGGATCTCGTTGGCGTTGAACCTGTCCTTCAGCAGCGCCGTGAGCGAGGCCCACGCCATGCCGCCGGCAATGCCGGCGAGCGAGGCCAGTACCAGCACCACGGTGCCGTTCATGGCCTGCCCCGGCACGTCGAAATACAGCACCGCAGCGCCCGCGCAGATGCCGCCGGCGATCAGCTGGCCGTCGGCGCCGATGTTCCACACATTGGCCCGGTAGCACACCGAAAGTCCCAGCGCACACAGCACCAGCGGCACGGTCTTCAGCAGCACTTCGCCGATGGCGCGCTTGTCGCGCAGCGGATCGGCCAGGAAGACCTTCAGCGCGGCCACCGGGTCCTTGCCAAGCACCAGGAACAGCAGCGCACCGAACAGCAGCGTCAGCGCCAGCGCGACCACCGGCGAGGCATAGGCCATGGTGCGCGACGGCAGCCCGCGCGGTGCCAGCGTGAGCGGGGAGCGGGGGAGGAAGTGTCGTACGTCAGCCATGGCTTGCCACCTCCGCAGTGCGTGCCTGGGCGGGACCGCCTTCCCACAAGCCGCTCATCCACAGGCCGACCTGCTCGCGCGTGGCGGTCTCGGTCGGCACCGACGGCGACAGGTGGCCCTTGGCGATCACGTGCAGCCGGTCGCAGATCGCAAACAGCTCGTCGAGTTCTTCCGACACCACCAGGATGGCGCAGCCGGTGGCCTTCAGCGCCAGGATCTCGTTATGGATCTGCGCCGCGGCGCCCACGTCCACGCCCCAGGTCGGTTGCGCCACGATCAGTACCTTCGGGCCGCTTTCGATCTCGCGGCCGACAATGAATTTCTGCAGGTTGCCGCCGGACAGGCTGCGCGCCAGCGCATCCGGCCCGCTGGCCTTGACGCGGAAGCGGTTGATCACCGCCGCCGCCAGCCCGGTCGCCGCGCGCGGCGAGATCATGCCCTGCCGCACATAGGGAGGCGTCTGGTGCGACAGCAGGATATTGGTGGCCAGGCTCATGCCCGGCACGGCACCACGCCCCAGCCGCTCTTCCGGCACGAAGGCGAGACCGGCGCGGCGGCGCCGGCGGGCGTCGAGCTTGCCGACCGGCTTGCCGCCAAGCTTCACCGAGACGTTCGACGCGCGCGTGTCTTCACCTGACAGCGCGGCGAGCAATTCCTGCTGGCCGTTGCCGGAAACGCCGGCGATGCCGACGATCTCGCCCGCATGCACGTCGAGCGAAATACGGTTCAGTTCCGTGGCAAACGCATGCGATCGCGGCAGCGACAGCTCCTGCACGCTCAGCCGCACCGGCCCGCGCTCGGCCGCAACGCGCGCTTCACGCGGCGGCTCCCCGCCGATCATCAGCCGCGACAGCGATGCCGCGGTTTCCTGGCGCGGATCGCATACGCCGGTGACCTTGCCCATGCGCATCACGGTGGCGTGATGGCACAGCGCGCGGATCTCGTCGAGCTTGTGGCTGATGTAGAGGATGCTGGTGCCTTCGTCGGCCAGCTGGCGCAGCGTGACGAAGAGCGTTTCCACTGCCTGCGGCGTCAGCACCGAAGTGGGCTCGTCCAGGATCAGCAGCTGCGGGTTGGCCAGCAGCGCGCGCACGATCTCGACGCGCTGGCGTTCGCCCACCGACAGCGTGTGCACGTGGCGGTTCGGCTCCAGCGGCAGGCCATAGCGTTCGGCGGTGGCGCGGATACGCTCGGCCAGCTGCTTCATGTTGCCTTGCTGGCTGGCCGGCAGGCCGAGCGCGATGTTCTCGGTCACCGTCAGCGTGTCGAACAGCGAGAAATGCTGGAACACCATGGCGATGCCCAGGTTGCGGGCATCGTGCGGGCTGCTGATCGTGACCGGCGCCCCGTTGAAATGCATCTCGCCGGCATCGGGCCGGACGGCGCCGAAGATGATCTTCATCAGGGTGGACTTGCCGGCGCCGTTCTCGCCCAGTACGGCGTGGATCTCGCCGGGGGCGACGGTAAGGCTGACGTCGTCGTTGGCAACGACGCCCGGATAGCGCTTGCTGATATGGGCAAGCGCCAGCCTGGGAGGGGTCTGTGATGTCACTGAGGCGGCTCGGGTTGTTGTGAGGGCAGCAACGTCGGGATGAGTCAAAGCGCGGCAGTGCGTGGCGCAGGATCGCCGCGACGCATTGCAGCATTCATCATGAACTGGTGATGCTCGATATTGGTGACGAATTATATAAGTGCGCGGGGTCTGGAAGGCCCGAAACGGGCGAGTGTCCAGTCCCCGCAACGGTTGCAGGCAGGTTGCAAGTCGCATGCCGGCTGCGGCACGAAAAAAAGCCGCCGCCTCCTTGCGGAGGCGGCGGCTTGCAGTGCAGGGAGCAGCCCGATGGGCCCGGCGTCAGGCGCCGCTGGCAGCCGCGCTGGTCGCGAACCGCCCGTCCCGGAAATCAGCCAGCGTCTGGTAGATCTGCTCCTGCGTGTTCATCACGAACGGGCCGTACTGCGCGATCGGCTCATTCAGCGGCTTGCCGGCGATCAGCAGGAAGCGCGCGTCGGCGTCGGCCCGCACCACCACGCCGTCGGCCACGCCGGCGTTGTCCAGCACGCCCATGCGCTGGGCCTCGACCACCGCGCGGTCGCCCTCGTCGCCGATCGAGACCTCGCCCTGGTAGACATACACAAAGGCGTTGTGCCCGGCCGGCAGCGCTTGCGTGAACGCCTGTCCAGCCGGCAGGTGCACGTCGAGGTAGAGCGGCTCGGTCACCGGACGCGTCACCGCGCCGGCCACGCCGTGGCTGGCACCGGCCAGCACACGAACCGTGCCGCCGTTCCCGCCGCTCCCCAGCGCTACCGTTGGAATCTCGGCCGAGGGCATGTCGCGGTACCACGGCGCGGTCATCTTGTCCGCGGCCGGCAGGTTCAGCCAGAGCTGGAAGCCTTCCATGCGGCCGTCTTCCTGCTCGGGCATTTCCGAGTGCACCACGCCGGCGCCGGCCACCATCCACTGGGCGCCGCCATTCTGCAGCAGGCCTTCGTTGCCGGCGCTGTCGCGATGGCGCATGCGGCCAGCCAGCATGTAGGTGATGGTCTCGAAGCCGCGGTGCGGGTGATCGGGGAAACCGCCGATGTAGTCGTCCTTGCTGTCGGTGCCGAAGGCATCGAGCATCAGGAACGGGTCCAGCCGGCGCTGCAGGTTCTGCGTCAGCACGCGGGTCAGCTTGACGCCGGCGCCGTCGGACGTGGCGATGCCCCGCACGACGCGGTCCACGGTGCGCGAGCGCTGCACGCTTTCCGCGGCGGTGGCGGGAATGGTGGTGATGGGGGTACGGGGGTCCATGTCTTTCTCCTGTGGGCGGGAGGCGCTGCGATCGTGCCGCGCTATCCCGTCGTTTCAGCTACCTCGTCAATTTAGTGGTTTGGCTGGGAAAGAGTAGAGGGCGGGAAGGCAACAGATTGTTCCATCCATGGGTCGGCGTTGGCAGGGGCTGCTATCGAAATTGGAACAAAGCAAGCGCGGCGCAAACGCCGGCGACCAGTGCCGCGAACGCCTCGTGGAAGCATAAAATTGCCGCAAAACAGGGGCGGGAAAGCGGGAAGATGACAGGATCGAAGAAGATCGCTATAATAGCGCTCTCTTTGTCATCCGTTGATGTGAATTGCAAGGTGGCCGAATCCGCGCCAGCCCTTGCCAGTCAACGGCCAATAGATCGGCGGCGCGTCGAAAAACCTCAATACCTGCGCTGCCACTGGCCAACCGGTCGCCACGCTTGCGCGTCGCCGGTTGCGCCGCTTCAGGGAAGGCCCGGCTGCATATGCCGGCATCCCGTCAATCGGGCTCCCCGCCACGGCGGAAGAGCCCACAGACCGTCCGCCGGCAATCGTGCCGGTCATGGCGGCAATGCAATCTGAACCGGGTCGGTGGCGCCTCCATCTTCGCAATCACCAGCCCATATTGTTTTCCGTTGTTGGAAAGTGGCGTCTTGCGCTCTTTTCTGGCCGGAGGAGGGGAGAGTATGTCAAAGCAATCGGCACGGGCTTTTGCCTGGGCAGGACTGACGCTTGCCGCGCTGGCCGGATTAGTCGCGTGGATCGGCGTCGATGTGATTCAGAAATATCAGGAACGCCTGCTGTACGACGTGGTTGACCATCTGCGCCTGGTGGCGATGTCCATGGCGCTGGCGCTGGCGACCGGCATTCCGGCCGGCATCGCGCTGAGCCGTCCGTGCATGCGCCGCTGGGCCGACCGGCTGATGCAGGTCTTCAACGTCGGCAACACGGTGCCGTCGCTGGCGGTGCTGGCGCTCGCGCTGGCGGTGCTCGGCATCGGCGAGCGCCCGGCGATCCTGGCGCTGTGGCTGGCTTCGCTGCTGCCGATCGTGCGCAACACCTACGAGGGGCTGCGCAACGTCTCGCCCACGCTGCTGGAAGCGGCGCGCGGCATCGGCATGACGCCGGCGCAGCGGCTGGTGCGCGTGGAACTGCCGAACGCGCTGCCGGTGATGCTGGCCGGCATCCGCATCGCGCTGGTGATCAACGTCGGCACCGTGCCGCTGTCGTTCCTGATTGGCGCCAACAGCCTGGGCGAACTGATCTTCCCGGGCATTTACCTGAACAACCAGTCGCTGCTGCTGCTGGGCGCGGCCGCCACCGCGCTGCTGGCGCTGGCGCTGGATGCGCTGTTTGCCGCTGCCGGCCAGATGTACCTGCGCCGCCGCGGGCTGGCGCGCTGATCCGAGGGGGCCGACATGAAAGACCCGATGCAATTCATCCGCCGCCGTGCGCGGCGCGCCGCGATGCTGGTGGCAGCCGTCACCGCGTTCGCGGCAGGACTGGCGCTGGCCACGGCGCCCGATGCGCACGCCGCCGCTGCCGCCGATACTGCCGCGGCACCGATCCGTGTAGGCGGCAAGAACTTTACCGAGCAGCTGCTGCTGTCGTCGATGACGTCGAAGTACCTGCGCGCCAAGGGCTTCAGCACCGAGCTGACCGCCGGCCTGGGCAGCACGCTGATGCGCCAGGCCATGGAAAGCAACCAGCTCGACGTGGTCTGGGACTACACCGGCACCGCACTGATCGTGTTCAACAAGGTCCAGGAAAAGCTGGGCGCGAAGGAAAGCTATGAGCGCGTCAGGCAGATGGACGGCGCGCGCGGGCTGGTGTGGCTGGATGCCTCGGGCATCAACAACACCTACGCGCTGGCGATGCCGAAGGAGCGTGCCGGCAACGGCGTGACCACGCTGTCGGGGTTTGCCGAGCAGATGCGCAAGGCCGGCCCCGACGCCAGCCACCCGTTCGCGGTCGACATGGAGTTCGCCGCGCGCCCGGATGGCCTGGAGCCGCTCAAGGAACTGTACACGCTGCCGTTCTCGCGCCGCGACGTGATCCAGCTCGACCCGGGCCTGGTCTACACCGCGCTGAAGAACAACCAGGTCGAGCTGGGGCTGGTCTACGCCACCGACGGCCGCGTCAAGGGCTTCGACCTCGTGCTGCTGGAAGACGACCTGAATTTCTTCCCGCCGTACAACGCGGTGCCGGTGGTGCGCAAGGCGGTGCTCGACAAGCACCCGGAGCTGGCGGGCCTGCTCAATGCGCTCGCCGCCAGGCTCGACAACGAGAGCATGACCGACATGAACTACAAGGTGGACATCGGCCAGCAGCCGGTGGACAAGGTCGCGGAGGACTTCCTGCGCAGCCACGGACTGATCTGAGGAGGGCCGCATGGACTTGTTCTCGTACCTGCAACACAGCTGGCCCACGCTGCTGAAAATGACCGGCGAGCATCTCGCGCTGGTCGGCTCGGCGGTGGGGCTGGCGATCCTGATCGGCGTGCCGCTCGGCATCGTGATCACGCGCTTCCGCGCGCTGGCCACGCCGCTGCTGGCCTTGGCCACCATCGTGCTGACGCTGCCGTCCATCGCGCTGTTCGGGCTGATGATCCCGGTCTTCGCGCGCTTCGGCCATGCGCTCGGCTATGTGCCGGCGGTGACGGCGGTGTTTCTGTACTCGCTGCTGCCGATCATGCGCAACACCTACACCGCGCTGGCCAATGTCGATCCCGGCATCCAGGAGGCGGGCCGCGGCATCGGCATGACCACCTGGCAGCGCATGCGGCTGGTCGACCTGCCGCTGGCCGTGCCGGTGATCCTCGGCGGCGTGCGTACCGCCGTGGTGATGAATATCGGGGTTGCCACCATTGCCGCCATCATCGGCGCGGGTGGCCTTGGGGTGCTGATCCTGCAGGCGATCAGCCAGAGCAACATGAGCAAGCTGGCCGTGGGCGCGGTCCTGGTCAGCCTGCTCGCCATCGTGGCGGACGCCTTCCTGCAGTGGTTGCAGCGGGCGCTGACGCCGAAGGGGATCCGTCTATGATCGAACTCGACCAACTCACCAAGTCCTTCCAGCAGAAAGACGGCACCGAAGTGCGTGCCGTCGACGCTGTGTCGCTGACGGTGCCGAACGGCGAGATCTGCGTCTTCCTCGGCCCGTCGGGCTGCGGCAAGACCACCACGCTGAAGATGATCAACCGGCTGATCGAGCCGACCTCGGGCACGGTGCGCATCGAGGGCGAGGACACGCGCGGCATCGACGGCGTGACCCTGCGCCGCAAGATCGGCTATGTGATCCAGCAGATCGGCCTGTTCCCCAACATGACCATCGAAGAAAACATCATGGTCGTGCCGCGCCTGCTCGGCTGGGACAAGAAGCAGTGCCGCGAGCGCGCGCGCGAGCTGATGGCGATGGTGCAGCTCGATCCCAACCTGATGCTCGGCCGCTACCCGCGCGAGCTGTCGGGCGGGCAGCAGCAGCGCATCGGCGTGATCCGCGCGCTGGCGGCCGATGCGCCGGTGCTGCTGATGGACGAGCCCTTCGGCGCGGTCGACCCCATCAACCGCGAAAGCATCCAGAACGAGTTCCTGCAGATGCAGCGCCAGCTCGGCAAGACCGTGATCATGGTCTCGCACGATATCGACGAGGCGATCAAGCTGGCCGACAAGGTGGCGGTGTTCCGCCGCGGCAGGCTGGTGCAGTTCGACCACCCCGACGCGCTGCTGGCGCACCCGGCCGATGAGTTCGTGCAGGCCTTCGTCGGCCACGACAACACGCTCAAGCGCCTGCTGCTGGTGCGCGCCGGCGACGCCGCCACCATGCCGCCGAGCTGCCGCCCCGACATGCCGCTGGCCGAGGCGCTGGGCGTGATGGACGATGCCGATGTGCGCCACCTGCCGGTGGTGGACGACGCGCAGCGTGCACTGGGCTACGTCACGCGCCGCGATGCGCGTTCGGGTCAGGGCGTGTGCAGCGAAGTGATGCGCCCGTTTGCAGTCACCGCGGCGTTCGACGAGCACCTGCGCATCGTGCTGTCGCGCATGTACCAGCACAACACCAGCTGGCTGCCGGTGATGGGTGCGGACGGCGATTACCTGGGCGAAGTGACGCAGGAATCGATCGCGGGCTACCTCAGCTCGGGCCGTTCGCGCGGCCAGTCGGCGCTGGCAATGCCCACGGCTGCCGCGCCGGCGCCGCTGCGCGCGGCTGCCTGAGCGCAGGGCAAGGCAGGGCGGGGCAAGGCAGGGGGCGAGCATCCGGGCTATGCTTGACGCATGCTCCGCTATTGCCGCTCCCCGCTCTGCCTCGTCGTCGAAACCCGCTGGCTGATCCCGCGCGGGTTTGACGGCTTCACGCCCGGCCCGCTGATCCTGCTGCGGCCCGGCGCCAGCGACGCGCTGATCGAGCACGAGAAGGTCCACGTGCGCCAGTTCTGGCGCAGCTGGGGGCTGATGGGCGTGCTCTATCTCGCCAGCCGGCGCTGGCGGCTGCGCTATGAAGTGGAGGCGTACCGGGAGCAACTGCGGCATTGTCACCCGGACTCGGCACACGCCTTTGCGCGCGTGCTGGCCCAGAAATACCGGCTGAGGATTTCAGAGGCCGAAGCCTACCGGCTGCTGACGCAGTGTCCGGAAGGCTCGCCCAAATAAAAACGGCCCGCACCGGTTGCCTGGTGCGGGCCGTTCTGCTGTCTGGCGGAAGCGGTGAGATTCGAACTCACGGATGGGTCACCCCATCGGCAGTTTTCAAGACTGCTGCCTTAAACCACTCGGCCACGCTTCCGGAAAGTGCGGGCATTGTAGCGCGAAAGGGTGGGCCCTTTGGCGCATTGTTGCCATCGACCTGATGGTCAGGCCGCGCATTATACAAGGGCCTGCATGCCAGCGGGTGGCCTGCGTTGCGGCGAACGCGCGCGCGTAAGCCTCCTGCCACACCGCCGGCCGTGACTGTCGGCGTCTGTCTGACATTGCGGAACCTTCACATGCGGTCGCCGCTCATATTGGAGTGCCCGGGGGCGCAGTGTGTGCCGCATTCCCGGCTTCGGCTGGCAACAGAGGAGAACTCAATATGCGAATGGAAAGCAAGAAATGGCTGATCCTGCCGGCAGCTACCGCGGTGGCGGTGCTGGCCGGTTGTGCTGCGCCGTACAACGGCGGCTACAGCAATACCGGATACAACACGGCGCCGCCTCCGGGCTACCAGACCCCCAACACCACGCAGGCGCCTGCCGGCTCGGTGTACTACGGCCGCGTCGAGTCGATCGAGCCGATCACCACCACGCAAGACAGCTCGGGCCTGCTGGGCACGGTCATCGGCGGTGCCGCCGGCGGCCTGCTGGGCCACCAGATCGGTGGCGGGCGCGGGCAGACCGCGGCCACCATCGGCGGTGCCGTGGTCGGCGCGGTGGCGGGCAACCAGATCGAGAAGCGCGCGGGCAGCAATACGCAGAACGCGTATCGCGTCAATGTGCGGCTGGACGATGGCCGCGTCGCGACCGTGACGCAGTCGAACCTGGGCAACCTGCAAGTCGGCATGCGTGCACGCGTGGCCAACGACATGGCGACGCCGTATTGACGCAAACTTCCGTCTGGAAGCAGAAAGGCCACGCGATTGCGTGGCCTTTCTGCTTGGGGCACCGCTGCGTCCGCAACTCAGTCCTTCAGGAACATCTCCTGCAAGTCATTGAGGAAGCGCCGCCCCAGTTCCGTCGGCCGGATGACCGTCAGGTCCGCTTCCAGCAGTCCCTTCTTCTCGGCCTCGGCCAGCTGCTTGCTGATGGTGTGCAGCGGCAGCCCGGTGTAGTCCTGGAAGCTCGATGCAGGCACGCCATCGGTGAGCCGCAGCGCATTGAGCATGAACTCGAACGGCAACTCATCCGCGCTCACGTCGCGCGCTTCCTGCACGGCGTTGCCCGCAAGCGCCTGCGCCATGTAGGTGGCCGGATGCTTGTGCCGCATCTGGCGCAGGATGCGGTGCGGGAACGACAGCTTGCCGTGCGCGCCCGCGCCGATGCCAAGGTAGTCGCCGAAACGCCAGTAGTTGAGGTTGTGGCGCGCCTCGCGATGCGGCCTGGCATAGGCCGAGGTCTCGTAGTGGCGATAGCCCGCCCCGGCCGTGCGTGCCTCGATCAGGTCCTGCATCTCGTACGCGCTGTCGTCGTCCGGCAGCGCGGGCGGGAACTTGGCGAACAGCGTGTTCGGCTCCAGCGTCAGGTGGTACAGCGACAGATGCGTGGTGCCGTACGACAGCGCGGCTTCCAGGTCTTGCCGGCACTCTTCCAGCGTCTGCCCGGGCAGGGCGTACATCACGTCGAGGTTGATGTTGTCGAAGCTCGCCTGCGCGATATCGATCGCCTTGCGCGCCTCGGCGCCGCCATGGATGCGGCCGAGCGCCTGCAGGTGCCGGTCGTTGAAGCTCTGGATGCCGATCGACAGCCGGTTGATGCCGCTGGCGCGGTAGCTGGCGAACTTGTCGGCCTCGAAGGTGCCGGGGTTGGCCTCCATCGTGATCTCGGCATCGGCATCGAGCGGCAGCAGGGCGCGGAGATCGGACAGCAGCCGGTCCATGCCGGCGGCCGACAGCAGGCTGGGGGTGCCGCCGCCGATAAACACGGTATGGACAGGGCGGCCCCACACCAGCGGCAGCGATTGCTCCAGGTCCGCGCGCAGGGCGTCCAGGTAGATCTCTTCGGGGATCTCGTGGTTGTCGGCACCCGGCGCCGCGTGCGAATTGAAATCGCAATACGGGCACTTGCGCACGCACCAGGGGATATGCACGTACAGCGACAGCGGCGGCGAGCCGGGCAGGCTGATCTGCCCGGGCTTGAGCCATAGCTGCTTGCTGTCGACGGGAGCAGCGGCGGACGGCGCGCTGCCGGCCGGTACGATCGGGATCATCGTCCGTTGCGCTGCGCGGCGTCGGCCTGCAGCCTGGCCACCAGTGCGCGCAGTGCCTGCGCGCGGTGGCTGACCGTGTTCTTCTCTTCCGCCGACAGCTCGGCGGCAGTCTTGCCCAGCCCCGGCAGCAGGAAGTGCGGATCGTAGCCAAAGCCGCCCGCGCCGCGGGGCGCGTCGACGACCTCGCCATGCCACACGCCTTCGGCGATCAGCGGGCAGGGATCCTCGGCATGGTGCACGAACACCAGCACGCAGTAGTAGTGCGCGTGGCGATCCAGCTTGCCGGCCAGTTGCGACACCAGGTGCGCGTTGTTGGCCGCATCCGACCTGGGCTTGCCGGCCATCTGCGCATAGCGCGCCGAATAGACGCCGGGTGCGCCGCCGAGCGCGCGCGCGCTGATGCCGGAATCGTCGGCCAGCGCGGGCAGGCCGGACAGCCGGCTGGCGTGGCGCGCCTTGGTCAGCGCGTTCTCGACAAAGGTGACGAAGGGCTCTTCGGCCTCGGGAATGCCCAGGTCACCCTGCGGCACCACATCGAAGCCGAGCGGGGCCAGCAGCGTGCCGAACTCGCGCAGCTTGCCGGGATTGTTGGAGGCGAGTACCAGTCGTTGCATCGTCGGATCCTGCTTCAGGCCAAACCGAGCGCGTCGCGCTGATGCTGCACCAGGCGGGCGATGCCGGCTTCGGCAAGGCGCGTCATGGCGTCCAGGTCGGCGCGGCTGAAGGGGGCGCCTTCGGCGGTGCCCTGCACCTCGACAAAGCCGCCGCTGCCGGTCATGACCACGTTCATGTCGGTGTCACAGCTGCTGTCCTCGGCGTAGTCGAGGTCGAGCACCGGCACGCCGTCGACCATGCCGACCGAGACCGCGGCCACGTGGTCCCGGATCGGGCTGGCGGCGATCAGGCCATCGCGCAGCATGGTGGCGACCGCGTCGTGCGCGGCGACAAAGGCGCCGGTGATGGCCGCGGTGCGGGTGCCGCCGTCGGCCTGCAGCACGTCGCAGTCGAGGTGGATGGTGTGCTCGCCCAGCGCCGCCAG
Encoded proteins:
- a CDS encoding ABC transporter permease; protein product: MADVRHFLPRSPLTLAPRGLPSRTMAYASPVVALALTLLFGALLFLVLGKDPVAALKVFLADPLRDKRAIGEVLLKTVPLVLCALGLSVCYRANVWNIGADGQLIAGGICAGAAVLYFDVPGQAMNGTVVLVLASLAGIAGGMAWASLTALLKDRFNANEILVSLMLTYIAQQLLLWVVNGPLKDPDGMNFPQSKVFSSEFLLPNLMSGSRLHAGFAVMLVLVVLMTVFVFRSFAGYRLQVGGTAPSAARYAGFSARSALWSALLISGATAGLAGAFEVVGPIGQLLPSISPGYGFTAIIVAFIGRLHPVGTVFGGIMMSLFYIGGEMAQSRLGLPSAIGWVFQGMLLFFLLACDTLIENRLRWRATTA
- a CDS encoding ABC transporter ATP-binding protein, with the translated sequence MTSQTPPRLALAHISKRYPGVVANDDVSLTVAPGEIHAVLGENGAGKSTLMKIIFGAVRPDAGEMHFNGAPVTISSPHDARNLGIAMVFQHFSLFDTLTVTENIALGLPASQQGNMKQLAERIRATAERYGLPLEPNRHVHTLSVGERQRVEIVRALLANPQLLILDEPTSVLTPQAVETLFVTLRQLADEGTSILYISHKLDEIRALCHHATVMRMGKVTGVCDPRQETAASLSRLMIGGEPPREARVAAERGPVRLSVQELSLPRSHAFATELNRISLDVHAGEIVGIAGVSGNGQQELLAALSGEDTRASNVSVKLGGKPVGKLDARRRRRAGLAFVPEERLGRGAVPGMSLATNILLSHQTPPYVRQGMISPRAATGLAAAVINRFRVKASGPDALARSLSGGNLQKFIVGREIESGPKVLIVAQPTWGVDVGAAAQIHNEILALKATGCAILVVSEELDELFAICDRLHVIAKGHLSPSVPTETATREQVGLWMSGLWEGGPAQARTAEVASHG
- a CDS encoding pirin family protein encodes the protein MDPRTPITTIPATAAESVQRSRTVDRVVRGIATSDGAGVKLTRVLTQNLQRRLDPFLMLDAFGTDSKDDYIGGFPDHPHRGFETITYMLAGRMRHRDSAGNEGLLQNGGAQWMVAGAGVVHSEMPEQEDGRMEGFQLWLNLPAADKMTAPWYRDMPSAEIPTVALGSGGNGGTVRVLAGASHGVAGAVTRPVTEPLYLDVHLPAGQAFTQALPAGHNAFVYVYQGEVSIGDEGDRAVVEAQRMGVLDNAGVADGVVVRADADARFLLIAGKPLNEPIAQYGPFVMNTQEQIYQTLADFRDGRFATSAAASGA
- a CDS encoding ABC transporter permease — protein: MSKQSARAFAWAGLTLAALAGLVAWIGVDVIQKYQERLLYDVVDHLRLVAMSMALALATGIPAGIALSRPCMRRWADRLMQVFNVGNTVPSLAVLALALAVLGIGERPAILALWLASLLPIVRNTYEGLRNVSPTLLEAARGIGMTPAQRLVRVELPNALPVMLAGIRIALVINVGTVPLSFLIGANSLGELIFPGIYLNNQSLLLLGAAATALLALALDALFAAAGQMYLRRRGLAR
- a CDS encoding glycine betaine ABC transporter substrate-binding protein, whose protein sequence is MQFIRRRARRAAMLVAAVTAFAAGLALATAPDAHAAAAADTAAAPIRVGGKNFTEQLLLSSMTSKYLRAKGFSTELTAGLGSTLMRQAMESNQLDVVWDYTGTALIVFNKVQEKLGAKESYERVRQMDGARGLVWLDASGINNTYALAMPKERAGNGVTTLSGFAEQMRKAGPDASHPFAVDMEFAARPDGLEPLKELYTLPFSRRDVIQLDPGLVYTALKNNQVELGLVYATDGRVKGFDLVLLEDDLNFFPPYNAVPVVRKAVLDKHPELAGLLNALAARLDNESMTDMNYKVDIGQQPVDKVAEDFLRSHGLI
- a CDS encoding ABC transporter permease yields the protein MDLFSYLQHSWPTLLKMTGEHLALVGSAVGLAILIGVPLGIVITRFRALATPLLALATIVLTLPSIALFGLMIPVFARFGHALGYVPAVTAVFLYSLLPIMRNTYTALANVDPGIQEAGRGIGMTTWQRMRLVDLPLAVPVILGGVRTAVVMNIGVATIAAIIGAGGLGVLILQAISQSNMSKLAVGAVLVSLLAIVADAFLQWLQRALTPKGIRL
- a CDS encoding osmoprotectant ABC transporter ATP-binding protein OsmV; the encoded protein is MIELDQLTKSFQQKDGTEVRAVDAVSLTVPNGEICVFLGPSGCGKTTTLKMINRLIEPTSGTVRIEGEDTRGIDGVTLRRKIGYVIQQIGLFPNMTIEENIMVVPRLLGWDKKQCRERARELMAMVQLDPNLMLGRYPRELSGGQQQRIGVIRALAADAPVLLMDEPFGAVDPINRESIQNEFLQMQRQLGKTVIMVSHDIDEAIKLADKVAVFRRGRLVQFDHPDALLAHPADEFVQAFVGHDNTLKRLLLVRAGDAATMPPSCRPDMPLAEALGVMDDADVRHLPVVDDAQRALGYVTRRDARSGQGVCSEVMRPFAVTAAFDEHLRIVLSRMYQHNTSWLPVMGADGDYLGEVTQESIAGYLSSGRSRGQSALAMPTAAAPAPLRAAA
- a CDS encoding glycine zipper 2TM domain-containing protein; protein product: MRMESKKWLILPAATAVAVLAGCAAPYNGGYSNTGYNTAPPPGYQTPNTTQAPAGSVYYGRVESIEPITTTQDSSGLLGTVIGGAAGGLLGHQIGGGRGQTAATIGGAVVGAVAGNQIEKRAGSNTQNAYRVNVRLDDGRVATVTQSNLGNLQVGMRARVANDMATPY
- the hemW gene encoding radical SAM family heme chaperone HemW gives rise to the protein MIPIVPAGSAPSAAAPVDSKQLWLKPGQISLPGSPPLSLYVHIPWCVRKCPYCDFNSHAAPGADNHEIPEEIYLDALRADLEQSLPLVWGRPVHTVFIGGGTPSLLSAAGMDRLLSDLRALLPLDADAEITMEANPGTFEADKFASYRASGINRLSIGIQSFNDRHLQALGRIHGGAEARKAIDIAQASFDNINLDVMYALPGQTLEECRQDLEAALSYGTTHLSLYHLTLEPNTLFAKFPPALPDDDSAYEMQDLIEARTAGAGYRHYETSAYARPHREARHNLNYWRFGDYLGIGAGAHGKLSFPHRILRQMRHKHPATYMAQALAGNAVQEARDVSADELPFEFMLNALRLTDGVPASSFQDYTGLPLHTISKQLAEAEKKGLLEADLTVIRPTELGRRFLNDLQEMFLKD
- the rdgB gene encoding RdgB/HAM1 family non-canonical purine NTP pyrophosphatase, translated to MQRLVLASNNPGKLREFGTLLAPLGFDVVPQGDLGIPEAEEPFVTFVENALTKARHASRLSGLPALADDSGISARALGGAPGVYSARYAQMAGKPRSDAANNAHLVSQLAGKLDRHAHYYCVLVFVHHAEDPCPLIAEGVWHGEVVDAPRGAGGFGYDPHFLLPGLGKTAAELSAEEKNTVSHRAQALRALVARLQADAAQRNGR